A DNA window from Drosophila sechellia strain sech25 chromosome X, ASM438219v1, whole genome shotgun sequence contains the following coding sequences:
- the LOC116801949 gene encoding UDP-N-acetylglucosamine transferase subunit ALG14 homolog: protein MTTSAPHPTYVILGSGGHTAEMCRLTQALLQQTDIEQTEKYQPIRLILANSDSTSERQFRQIMPQAAQSAEIAKVPRSRNVGQSWLSSIFTSLWALLWSCYLVWRDRPQLILCNGPGTCVPFCYAAYLWRLLGRLPSHSRIVFVESFCRVETLSLSGRLLLPLADLFVVHWPALATRYVDKKNVRYFGRIL from the coding sequence ATGACGACCAGCGCGCCTCACCCCACCTACGTAATACTGGGCTCCGGCGGCCACACGGCGGAGATGTGCCGGCTGACCCAGGCGCTGCTACAACAGACAGACATCGAACAGACGGAGAAGTACCAGCCAATTAGACTGATCCTGGCCAACAGTGACTCAACTTCCGAGCGCCAGTTCAGGCAGATCATGCCGCAGGCTGCCCAGAGTGCGGAAATCGCGAAGGTGCCGCGCAGCCGCAACGTGGGCCAATCCTGGCTGAGCAGTATCTTCACCAGCCTGTGGGCGCTTCTCTGGAGCTGCTATCTGGTTTGGCGTGATCGCCCCCAGCTGATCCTCTGCAATGGACCCGGCACCTGTGTGCCCTTCTGCTATGCCGCCTACCTGTGGCGCCTCCTCGGACGCCTGCCCTCGCACTCCAGGATCGTGTTCGTGGAGAGCTTCTGCCGCGTGGAGACGCTGTCGCTGAGCGGACGCCTGCTCCTTCCGCTGGCGGACCTCTTTGTGGTCCACTGGCCGGCGTTGGCCACGCGCTATGTGGATAAAAAGAACGTGCGATATTTTGGGCGAATCCTGTAA
- the LOC6620489 gene encoding sprT-like domain-containing protein Spartan produces the protein MSDADYLFALNLQNQLNAESDQSYTAADASKDTDYQLARRIQAQIDEGEEGGDSELDSSIQFVYPKSNQPKSTKMENTKIKNKKRGAAPTKPPVRAIQASYDDYLNKTINLVHPQWELVDPTPDIYSMFIRFDEKFFQERLGAVSLEWSKKMYSCAGICYQRGNRFVKEVTIRLSEPLLKLRPRKDLVETLLHEMIHAYCFVLNIREGNGGHGPNFKRIMETINKVAGTNITVYHTFHDEVASYRTHIWRCTGICRERSPFWGYVKRTSNRAPGPNDEWWARHHRECSGTFMKLGEPSKPPKPETKSRAKKSTPAVAAPKEDIRNWFDQPAAKKAATGTALLGDLAKAVPPTSYPGLSSEPFAMPKTPAAGTNRNTSGGGNELDKSGSKATTEISGQGYSLGGSSAIENIDISDTDVPDPAKLRQIRLERFSGDASNKGQNNSEADITKKRRRVSSDGEIITWESYDDDVMVRDVHVPFVNLVDSDSDEEEMKMPAGRNTMSSQERTQNIKRQVMEDELTLCEDDILLIDDEYDDEVAANDSLTAATELADQSIIDDIFGEDTLLKEFQRENDVQPTCSSYGKNTGNDIVSCPICFEKMKRTELSNHFDGCAIMVRLEPPSFKPKNRRPRASFTSKDSSGSSTSRGAKSKAKSSKRILRSSGYTEKEIDELNLSSSTDSSALLSSEDELTPRQRRQRNLFKQTVGCPRCGLEIMPHHLKAHRYVCAGCKKR, from the exons ATGTCAGATGCAGACTACTTGTTCGCGCTGAACCTGCAGAACCAGCTGAATGCTGAGTCAGACCAAAGTTACACAGCCGCGGATGCCAGCAAA GACACGGACTACCAGCTGGCACGCAGGATTCAGGCCCAAATAGACGAGGGCGAGGAGGGCGGTGATAGCGAGCTGGACAGCAGTATCCAGTTCGTCTACCCCAAATCGAATCAGCCAAAATCA ACAAAAATGGAGAACactaaaatcaaaaacaaaaaacgaggaGCGGCTCCCACGAAGCCACCAGTGCGCGCTATTCAGGCCAGCTATGATGACTATCTCAATAAGACGATAAATCTGGTGCATCCGCAGTGGGAGCTGGTCGATCCCACTCCGGACATCTACTCCATGTTCATACGATTCGACGAGAAGTTCTTCCAAGAGCGCCTGGGCGCCGTCTCCCTGGAATGGAGCAAGAAGATGTACTCGTGCGCTGGAATCTGCTACCAGCGTGGCAATCGCTTCGTCAAGGAGGTGACCATTCGGCTCAGTGAGCCGCTGCTAAAGCTGCGTCCGCGCAAGGATCTCGTGGAGACGCTCTTG CACGAAATGATCCATGCCTACTGCTTTGTGCTCAACATCCGCGAGGGCAACGGTGGCCATGGACCCAATTTCAAGCGCATCATGGAGACGATCAACAAGGTGGCGGGCACCAACATCACCGTTTACCACACTTTTCACGACGAGGTGGCCTCCTATCGCACACACATCTGGCGCTGCACGGGCATTTGCCGGGAGCGCTCGCCCTTTTGGGGCTATGTGAAGCGGACCAGCAACCGAGCGCCCGGTCCGAACGATGAGTGGTGGGCGAGGCATCATCGTGAGTGCAGCGGCACCTTCATGAAGTTGGGTGAACCATCGAAGCCCCCAAAGCCGGAGACCAAGTCCAGGGCTAAGAAGTCCACACCGGCGGTGGCCGCGCCCAAGGAAGACATACGCAACTGGTTCGACCAGCCGGCAGCCAAGAAAGCGGCCACCGGCACAGCTTTGCTGGGCGATCTGGCAAAGGCGGTGCCGCCGACTTCTTATCCCGGACTCTCCTCCGAACCCTTTGCCATGCCCAAGACACCAGCTGCTGGCACAAACCGCAACACAAGTGGCGGAGGCAATGAACTCGACAAATCAGGTTCGAAAGCCACCACTGAAATAAGCGGACAGGGCTACAGTCTTGGTGGCTCTAGCGCTATAGAAAACATCGATATTAGTGACACTGATGTTCCCGATCCCGCTAAACTTCGTCAAATTCGACTTGAGCGTTTTAGCGGAGATGCTTCCAACAAGGGACAGAATAATTCTGAAGCAGATATTACCAAAAAGAGGCGTCGTGTTTCCAGCGACGGCGAGATAATCACCTGGGAGTCCTACGATGATGACGTAATGGTCAGGGATGTCCATGTGCCCTTCGTCAACTTGGTTGACAGCGATAGTGATGAAGAGGAGATGAAGATGCCAGCTGGCAGGAACACCATGAGCAGTCAAGAGCGAACGCAGAATATCAAGCGCCAAGTAATGGAGGATGAGTTGACCTTGTGTGAGGACGATATTCTCTTAATTGATGATGAATACGACGATGAGGTGGCCGCAAATGACTCTTTAACAGCCGCCACGGAACTAGCTGACCAATCCATCATTGATGATATTTTTGGAGAGGACACCCTGCTGAAGGAGTTCCAGCGTGAGAACGACGTGCAGCCCACTTGCTCAAGCTACGGCAAGAATACGGGCAACGACATTGTATCTTGTCCCATTTGCTTTGAGAAGATGAAGCGCACTGAGTTGTCCAATCACTTCGATGGCTGCGCCATTATGGTGCGCTTGGAACCGCCATCGTTTAAGCCTAAAAACCGTCGACCAAGGGCTTCCTTTACCTCAAAGGACTCCTCAGGATCTTCCACATCACGCGGCGCCAAATCGAAAGCCAAGTCATCAAAACGAATTCTTCGCAGCTCCGGTTACACAGAAAAGGAGATCGACGAGCTCAACCTGAGCTCTTCCACCGACTCGTCTGCTCTGCTCTCCAGCGAGGACGAACTTACTCCGCGTCAGCGCCGGCAGCGCAACCTCTTCAAACAGACCGTCGGCTGTCCCAGATGTGGCCTGGAGATCATGCCCCACCACCTAAAGGCGCATCGATATGTCTGCGCGGGTTGCAAGAAGCGCTAG
- the LOC6621468 gene encoding uncharacterized protein LOC6621468 produces the protein MTKIAGSDTGSESSSSKDPKKTYPVSIYHYQNAQTITLGSFIDNQFFKQPKKNSGKSQRVLKQLSERKPMTPTEPLNPIQPVNPKGQKNPMGPVNPMDQEILQESVNPMGQIEPIRPPNPMGQMNPMEPGNSNRQMNPMGIVNPNGQMNSMSQMNPMDDMNLMRGPVNPNGQIYPKELGNQKGQINPMWPENPNDQINPMWPENPNDQMNPMGPVNSNDQMNSGSQMNLMAKMNMMGRPVNPNGQLNPMEAGNPNGQINPMGPVNPNDQINSMSQKDLIDQVNLMVKMCMMGVSVNPNGQINPKGPVNSMELLNYLREAVNLLGKMKTTGPTDPMKPTEPMDGEHQHPLLGSQSDASPFDDPMTLPIDLDDDLPDEPVYFDAPRDLTKPLTPYVESLIQTSARLRRNPLGLNFIEDDDSSDDEDTFANQTLKPIGYEMLMARKHKENIELICRYHEEQVVLKVRTIAFIWENYRSDSTLPPNKTIWSVERHELKPRHVPPNPPAQSNPTNSMPSNVTAPPTYWIQNNYPMQHANLHPNNQSAPATEVQYLNENWWHNANYMNFFANMDHILVNLSQMELYAAQMYNVYGEAFFETAIGRYFPGDPTGSSPPFGEIQLQFMERIRKIHHINKINKINQIHRIQQHQQEPQQFQQSPQFQQSQQFQKSQQFQQSQQFQKSKQFQKSQQFQQSQQFQKSKQFQQSQQFQQRQQFQQPQQQMQQRSRNYSSDLQVMGHKMDRTLPGHRQVQHENQPNMRYSRAGEEGPLPGRFAGGEEFGGCKPNPGLNAAKPRFNNIIESERQESDSDGRWC, from the exons ATGACTAAAATCGCCGGCAGCGACACCGGCAGCGAGAGCAGTAGCTCCAAGGATCCGAAGAAGACTTACCCAGTTTCCATTTACCACTACCAAAACGCACAGACCATCACCTTGGGCAGCTTCATCGATAATCAGTTTTTCaagcaaccaaaaaaaaattcggGCAAATCTCAGAGGGTCTTGAAACAGCTGTCGGAGCGAAAGCCTATGACACCAACTGAGCCATTGAATCCAATCCAACCTGTGAATCCGAAGGGCCAAAAAAATCCAATGGGACCTGTGAATCCAATGGACCAAGAAATATTACAGGAGTCAGTGAACCCAATGGGCCAAATTGAACCAATTCGCCCACCGAATCCGATGGGTCAAATGAATCCAATGGAGCCAGGGAATTCAAATAGACAAATGAACCCAATGGGGATAGTGAATCCAAATGGCCAAATGAATTCAATGAGCCAAATGAACCCGATGGACGATATGAATCTGATGAGGGGACCAGTGAATCCAAATGGTCAAATTTATCCAAAGGAGCTAGGGAATCAAAAGGGACAAATTAATCCAATGTGGCCAGAAAATCCAAATGACCAAATTAATCCAATGTGGCCAGAAAATCCAAATGACCAAATGAACCCAATGGGGCCAGTGAATTCAAATGACCAAATGAATTCAGGTAGCCAAATGAATCTGATGGCCAAAATGAATATGATGGGGAGGCCAGTGAATCCAAATGGTCAACTTAATCCAATGGAGGCAGGGAATCCAAATGGCCAAATAAACCCAATGGGGCCAGTGAATCCAAATGACCAAATTAATTCCATGAGCCAAAAGGATCTGATCGACCAAGTAAATCTGATGGTAAAAATGTGTATGATGGGGGTGTCAGTGAATCCAAATGGCCAAATAAATCCCAAGGGGCCAGTGAATTCAATGGAGCTATTGAATTATCTAAGGGAGGCAGTGAATCTATTgggcaaaatgaaaacaacgGGGCCAACAGATCCAATGAAGCCCACGGAGCCAATGGATGGGGAGCACCAGCACCCCTTACTTGGTTCGCAAAGTGATGCTTCGCCATTTGACGACCCGATGACGTTGCCTATCGATCTCGACGATGACCTACCCGATGAGCCGGTGTATTTCGATGCTCCCCGGGACTTGACGAAACCACTCACACCATATGTCGAGTCATTGATACAGACATCCGCTAGATTGCGGCGAAACCCATTGGGTCTGAACTTTATAGAAGATGACGACAGTTCCGATGATGAGGATACGTTTGCTAACCAAACGCTGAAACCCATTGGTTACGAGATGCTGATGGCCAGGAAGCACAAGGAAAATATTGAACTCATCTGCCGCTACCATGAGGAGCAGGTGGTACTTAAGGTCCGCACCATCGCGTTTATATGGGAGAACTATAGAAGCGATAGCACGCTGCCGCCAAACAAGACTATTTGGAGTGTGGAGCGCCATGAGCTCAAGCCAAGACATGTGCCACCCAATCCGCCGGCCCAGTCAAATCCAACCAATTCGATGCCCTCGAACGTGACGGCCCCTCCGACATACTGGATTCAGAACAACTATCCCATGCAGCATGCCAACTTGCATCCCAATAATCAGTCGGCTCCGGCAACTGAAGTCCAGTACCTAAATGAGAACTGGTGGCACAATGCCAACTACATGAACTTCTTTGCTAATATGGACCACATCTTGGTCAACCTGTCGCAGATGGAGCTGTACGCTGCCCAGATGTACAACGTGTACGGCGAGGCGTTCTTCGAGACAGCCATTGGCAGATACTTCCCGGGAGACCCTACCGGCTCCTCCCCGCCATTTGGTGAGATTCAGCTCCAGTTCATGGAGCGGATCCGCAAGATCCATCATATCAATAAGATTAATAAGATCAATCAGATCCATCGGATTCAACAGCACCAACAGGAACCCCAGCAGTTCCAACAGTCGCCACAGTTCCAACAGTCGCAGCAGTTCCAAAAGTCACAGCAGTTCCAACAGTCGCAGCAGTTCCAAAAGTCAAAGCAGTTCCAAAAGTCGCAGCAGTTCCAACAGTCGCAGCAGTTCCAAAAGTCAAAGCAGTTCCAACAGTCGCAGCAGTtccaacagcggcagcagttccaacagccgcagcaacagATGCAGCAGCGTTCGCGCAACTATTCATCGGACCTCCAAGTGATGGGGCATAAAATGGACAGGACATTACCAGGACATCGCCAGGTGCAACACGAGAATCAG CCGAACATGCGCTACTCAAGAGCTGGAGAGGAAGGACCACTTCCAGGACGCTTTGCTGGAGGCGAAGAGTTTGGCGGATGCAAGCCAAATCCCGGTCTAAATGCTGCAA AGCCTCGTTTTAATAACATAATTGAGTCGGAGCGCCAAGAAAGTGACTCTGATGGGCGTTGGTGCTAG
- the LOC6620494 gene encoding UDP-N-acetylglucosamine transferase subunit ALG14 homolog, with translation MSQQQSRRSSSGGRIDEGNMTTSAPHPTYVILGSGGHTAEMCRLTQALLQQTDIEQTEKYQPIRLILANSDSTSERQFRQIMPQAAQSAEIAKVPRSRNVGQSWLSSIFTSLWALLWSCYLVWRDRPQLILCNGPGTCVPFFYAAYLWRLFGRLPSHSRIVFVESFCRVETLSLSGRLLLPLADLFVVHWPALATRYVDKKNVRYFGRIL, from the exons ATGTCGCAGCAGCAGAGTCGTAGGAGCAGCAGCGGAGGCCGCATTGATGAG GGCAACATGACGACCAGCGCGCCTCACCCCACCTACGTAATACTGGGCTCCGGCGGCCACACGGCGGAGATGTGCCGGCTGACCCAGGCGCTGCTACAACAGACAGACATCGAACAGACGGAGAAGTACCAGCCAATTAGACTGATCCTGGCCAACAGTGACTCAACTTCCGAGCGCCAGTTCAGGCAGATCATGCCGCAGGCTGCCCAGAGTGCGGAAATCGCGAAGGTGCCGCGCAGCCGCAACGTGGGCCAATCCTGGCTGAGCAGTATCTTCACCAGCCTGTGGGCGCTTCTCTGGAGCTGCTATCTGGTTTGGCGTGATCGCCCCCAGCTGATCCTCTGCAATGGACCCGGCACCTGTGTGCCCTTCTTCTATGCCGCCTACCTGTGGCGCCTCTTCGGACGCCTGCCCTCGCACTCCAGGATCGTGTTCGTGGAGAGCTTCTGCCGCGTGGAGACGCTGTCGCTGAGCGGACGCCTGCTCCTTCCGCTGGCGGACCTCTTTGTGGTCCACTGGCCGGCGTTGGCCACGCGCTATGTGGATAAAAAGAACGTGCGATATTTTGGGCGAATCCTGTAA